The Gemmatimonadales bacterium genome has a segment encoding these proteins:
- a CDS encoding response regulator: MRPTQPLAFSAAEQPRARVLIVEDDTAQAKLARRLVEASGAEVVGVAKTGHDALAQAALADVILLDYQLEGSMTGLDVLREVRQRRIPAAVIVNTAYGSERVAAEALRLGADDYVIKDDAFVEMLPRVLSRLLRIQQVERTLVEAQAQVLLAERRGAIGEITVAISHEMNNPLMALRTQLELLKLDGATLSPATRTNVELALQQVDRITIVLKRIAAHDQETSTTYVGRTKMTDLSGGQSARTP; encoded by the coding sequence ATGAGGCCGACGCAACCCCTGGCGTTCTCCGCCGCTGAGCAGCCGCGGGCGCGGGTCTTGATCGTCGAGGACGATACGGCCCAGGCCAAGCTGGCACGGCGGCTGGTCGAGGCGTCGGGCGCCGAGGTCGTCGGCGTCGCCAAGACGGGCCACGACGCCCTCGCCCAGGCGGCGCTCGCCGACGTCATCCTCCTCGACTACCAGCTCGAGGGCTCGATGACCGGGCTCGACGTGCTGCGCGAGGTGCGCCAGCGCAGGATCCCGGCCGCGGTCATCGTGAACACCGCGTACGGCAGCGAGCGCGTCGCCGCCGAAGCCCTGCGCCTCGGTGCCGACGACTATGTCATCAAGGATGATGCGTTCGTGGAGATGCTGCCGCGGGTCCTGAGCCGGCTGCTGCGGATCCAGCAGGTCGAGCGCACGCTGGTCGAGGCGCAGGCCCAGGTCCTGCTCGCCGAGCGGCGCGGCGCCATCGGCGAGATCACTGTCGCCATCTCGCACGAGATGAACAACCCGCTGATGGCGCTCCGCACCCAGCTCGAGCTGCTGAAGCTCGACGGCGCCACCCTATCGCCGGCGACGCGGACCAACGTAGAACTGGCTCTTCAGCAGGTGGACCGCATCACCATCGTCCTCAAGCGCATCGCGGCCCACGACCAGGAGACGTCCACCACCTACGTCGGCAGGACCAAGATGACCGATCTCTCGGGAGGTCAGTCCGCCAGGACGCCGTGA
- a CDS encoding zinc ribbon domain-containing protein, with protein MTPSATVKCPACGAQTSGKFCSECGVPLGNRPCPSCGAKLSARAKFCPECGATSGAPSAGAPARPGGGAAQAGDRLPWIVAGIAVVALLVTVIVVVTRRQPAADTGAAAAPFAGAPGQGTTDLSQMTPREAADRLFNRIMQAHESGDTAQVRFFAAMGVQAYANLDTLDIDSRLHIGLIELAAGDPASALAEADSIQRKSRTHLFGWYLKVRASEAQGNTAATRAAFRGFLDNYTTERAKNLPEYEQHATVLGQTRDDAQRAMAASSRP; from the coding sequence ATGACACCCTCTGCCACTGTCAAGTGCCCCGCTTGCGGGGCCCAGACCTCGGGCAAGTTCTGCTCGGAATGCGGCGTGCCCCTCGGCAACCGTCCCTGTCCGTCCTGCGGCGCCAAGCTCTCCGCCCGCGCCAAGTTCTGCCCGGAGTGCGGTGCGACGTCCGGCGCGCCGTCGGCCGGTGCTCCGGCGCGGCCTGGGGGCGGCGCCGCGCAGGCCGGGGACCGGCTCCCCTGGATCGTCGCGGGGATCGCGGTGGTAGCGCTCCTCGTCACGGTGATCGTCGTAGTCACGCGCCGGCAGCCGGCAGCCGACACCGGCGCGGCGGCCGCCCCGTTCGCCGGCGCTCCCGGCCAGGGCACCACCGACCTCTCGCAGATGACGCCGCGGGAGGCCGCCGACCGGCTCTTCAACCGAATCATGCAGGCCCACGAGAGCGGCGACACGGCGCAGGTGCGGTTCTTCGCCGCAATGGGGGTCCAGGCCTACGCCAACCTCGACACGCTCGACATCGACTCGCGACTTCACATCGGCCTGATCGAGCTTGCGGCGGGTGACCCGGCCAGCGCGCTAGCCGAGGCCGACAGCATCCAGCGGAAATCCCGCACCCATCTCTTCGGCTGGTACCTCAAAGTGCGAGCCTCGGAGGCTCAAGGGAATACCGCCGCCACCCGCGCCGCGTTCCGCGGGTTCCTCGACAACTACACCACCGAGCGCGCCAAGAACCTGCCGGAATACGAGCAGCACGCGACGGTGCTCGGTCAGACGCGGGACGACGCCCAGCGCGCGATGGCCGCTTCGAGCCGTCCGTAA
- a CDS encoding TetR/AcrR family transcriptional regulator produces MTEVAVGRRERKKNETKRRIFVAALELFNEKSFEATTVDEITERADVAKGTFFNYFPRKESILQYLSEEWLEQAEEAAADSHLAAADRLIALFGTAAAAYGENRALARLVVRVSMRQMCCPEPEGATHRLEQIFAEIYREGQARGEFRAEVGPHQAFGVLGAVFLGTLLWWVGASDDAIDPVARQLTLQEAVRRQLTIVFDGIRTRGEA; encoded by the coding sequence ATGACCGAAGTGGCTGTCGGGCGGCGCGAGCGCAAGAAGAACGAAACGAAGCGCCGGATCTTCGTCGCGGCCCTCGAGTTGTTCAACGAGAAGAGCTTCGAGGCCACGACGGTGGACGAGATCACCGAGCGCGCCGACGTCGCGAAGGGGACGTTCTTCAACTACTTCCCTCGCAAGGAATCCATTCTTCAGTACCTGAGCGAGGAGTGGCTGGAGCAGGCGGAGGAGGCTGCCGCCGACTCGCACTTGGCCGCCGCGGATCGCCTGATCGCGCTCTTCGGTACGGCCGCGGCGGCGTACGGGGAGAATCGCGCGCTCGCGCGGCTCGTGGTACGGGTGAGCATGCGGCAGATGTGCTGTCCGGAGCCCGAGGGTGCGACCCATCGTCTCGAGCAAATCTTCGCGGAGATCTACCGTGAGGGGCAGGCCCGAGGGGAGTTTCGCGCCGAGGTCGGCCCACACCAGGCCTTCGGCGTGCTCGGCGCGGTCTTCCTTGGCACCCTGCTCTGGTGGGTCGGCGCGAGCGATGACGCTATCGACCCGGTGGCGCGCCAGCTCACGCTCCAGGAAGCGGTCCGCCGGCAGCTCACGATCGTCTTCGACGGCATCCGCACGCGAGGGGAGGCGTAG
- a CDS encoding MqnA/MqnD/SBP family protein: MPRIRVAHSPDSDDAFMFWALATGKIDTGDREYEHELADIESLNQRALAGELEITAVSFHAYAYLHERYALLPHGASIGDRYGPRLVSRERAPTQQQDALAGKLVAIPGERTTAALTLRLYQPLVETRIVPFDLIEDAVLEGRAEVGLLIHEGQLTFADRGLFFWEDLGDWWHRETGLPLPLGGNVVRKNLGQELIAAVSRDLRASIGYGLEHRAEALAHAQQYARGMDAERTDTFVGMYVNDFTLDYGPSGRAAVQRLLDEGHRAGLIPERVVAEFVEE, from the coding sequence ATGCCCCGTATCCGCGTCGCGCATAGCCCCGATTCCGATGACGCATTCATGTTCTGGGCGCTCGCGACCGGGAAGATCGACACCGGCGACCGGGAATACGAGCACGAGCTGGCCGACATCGAATCGCTCAACCAGCGCGCCCTGGCGGGCGAGCTGGAGATCACCGCCGTATCGTTCCACGCCTACGCCTACCTGCACGAGCGCTACGCGCTCCTGCCGCACGGAGCGTCCATCGGCGACCGGTACGGGCCGCGCCTGGTGTCTCGGGAGCGGGCCCCGACGCAGCAGCAGGACGCGCTCGCGGGCAAGCTCGTCGCGATCCCGGGGGAGCGCACCACCGCGGCCCTCACGCTGCGCCTCTACCAGCCCCTGGTGGAGACCAGGATCGTCCCGTTCGACCTGATCGAGGATGCCGTCCTGGAGGGGCGCGCGGAGGTCGGCCTGCTCATCCACGAGGGCCAGTTGACGTTCGCCGACCGGGGGCTATTCTTCTGGGAGGACCTCGGCGACTGGTGGCACAGGGAGACCGGCCTGCCGCTGCCGCTCGGCGGCAACGTGGTGCGCAAGAACCTCGGCCAGGAGCTGATCGCGGCGGTCTCGCGCGACCTGCGCGCGTCGATCGGGTACGGCCTCGAGCACCGCGCCGAAGCGCTGGCGCACGCGCAGCAGTACGCGCGAGGCATGGACGCCGAGCGCACCGACACGTTCGTGGGGATGTACGTCAACGACTTCACCTTGGACTACGGGCCGAGCGGCCGGGCTGCCGTGCAGCGGCTGCTGGACGAGGGCCATCGCGCCGGCCTTATCCCGGAGCGCGTGGTCGCGGAGTTCGTGGAGGAATGA
- a CDS encoding efflux RND transporter permease subunit, with protein MFLSNLSIKRPVFATMMMLALVVLGVFSFRRLGLDNMPDVQFPFVLVQTRYPGASPEAVERELTKRIEEAVNTVQGVKRIESSSVEGFSSIFIEFQLETNVMNAQNDVRSKIEGIKLELPGDADPPIVSRYDPSQQPIVTLSLSGDGWAMRDLTRLATETIKRRIENVNGVGNVSVVGGLEREIHVELLPAAMEALGVSPDMVIAALRRENQDTPAGRVERGNAEQLVRVRGRIRDPMQFASVVVAVRGGAAVRLGQVARIEDTQEDERSFAAVAGRRAIGLDVRRVSGANIVEVADGVNLVVAQITPGLPRGVELKVIRDDSRWTRSSLEDVELAMFLGAGLTVLIVFIFLNSWRSTVITGLTLPVSVISAFLMIYAMGFTINTMTLMALSLAIGILIDDAIVVRENIVRHVERGQDHHTAAREGTSEIGFAVFSTTLSILAVFVPVAFMGGIVGKFFYQFGITIAFAVAVSLFVSFTLDPMLSSIWYDPQAEGHAERGAVGRLLERFNGGFKGVSRRYRGIIAWALDHRGATMGIASGAMAGAIALMAAGAVGGQFMPISDQEETQVFFETPVGSSLSYTRARGEELDRFVRARPEVAYTYLSVGGDEQGNVNQGAIYVKLRPRHERALTQQQLETQLRAAFRGFHGVTPTVQAPSMGGGQLPIQINVLGPDVGRLQQISDEMLALVRTVPGAVEMQSSLEGRKPEFVVEVDRDLAANVGLSVGQVSGTLRPILAGQRATTYEDETGLEHDVVVRVATEYRTSAADIARIPIATSRTDERTQSAVMVPLGQVARIGTGSAPGEIKHLQLERMARLEGNYEGRSLTEVMNDIRVKIADVQIPPGYRLNIGGESADFAETVGYILESLTLAVVFIYLILASQFGSFLQPLAIMLALPLSIIGVLLGLMAWRDTFNIMSMIGIIMLMGLVTKNAILLVDFANKAREAGKSRFEALVDAGEIRLRPIIMTTLAMIFGMLPTALALGDGGEFRAPMARAVIGGLITSTLLTLVVVPVVYTFLDDFGAKVVVWMKRGKPAEERAEEAGEAPEPHGVLAD; from the coding sequence ATGTTCCTCTCCAACCTGTCCATCAAGCGGCCGGTATTCGCCACGATGATGATGCTGGCGCTCGTGGTGCTGGGCGTCTTCTCGTTCCGTCGTCTCGGCCTCGACAACATGCCGGACGTGCAGTTCCCGTTCGTCCTGGTGCAGACCCGCTACCCCGGAGCGAGCCCCGAGGCGGTCGAGCGCGAGCTGACCAAACGGATCGAGGAGGCGGTCAACACCGTCCAGGGCGTCAAGAGGATCGAGTCGTCGTCGGTCGAGGGGTTCTCGTCCATCTTCATCGAGTTCCAGCTCGAGACCAACGTCATGAACGCGCAGAACGACGTGCGATCCAAGATCGAGGGGATCAAGCTCGAGCTGCCCGGGGACGCGGACCCTCCAATCGTTTCGCGCTACGACCCGTCACAACAGCCGATCGTCACGCTCTCGCTTTCGGGAGACGGCTGGGCGATGCGCGACCTTACTCGCCTCGCGACCGAGACGATCAAGCGACGCATCGAGAACGTCAACGGGGTGGGCAACGTCAGCGTGGTGGGCGGGCTCGAGCGCGAGATTCACGTCGAGCTGCTGCCGGCGGCCATGGAGGCGCTGGGCGTGAGCCCCGACATGGTGATCGCGGCGCTGCGCCGCGAGAACCAGGACACGCCGGCCGGCCGCGTCGAGCGCGGCAACGCCGAGCAGCTGGTGAGGGTGCGCGGCCGGATCCGCGACCCGATGCAGTTCGCGAGCGTGGTGGTCGCGGTGCGGGGTGGCGCCGCGGTCCGGCTGGGTCAGGTGGCGCGGATCGAGGACACCCAGGAGGACGAGCGATCGTTCGCCGCGGTGGCCGGCCGGCGGGCGATCGGTCTGGACGTCCGCCGTGTGTCGGGCGCCAACATCGTCGAAGTGGCCGACGGGGTGAACCTTGTCGTGGCGCAGATCACGCCGGGCCTGCCGCGAGGCGTGGAGCTCAAGGTGATCCGCGACGACTCGCGCTGGACGCGCTCCTCGCTCGAGGACGTGGAGCTGGCGATGTTCCTGGGCGCCGGGCTCACGGTGCTGATCGTCTTCATCTTCCTGAACTCGTGGCGCTCCACCGTGATCACCGGGCTCACGCTGCCGGTGTCGGTGATCTCGGCGTTTCTGATGATCTACGCCATGGGCTTTACGATCAACACCATGACGCTGATGGCGCTGTCGCTGGCGATCGGCATCCTCATCGACGACGCCATCGTGGTCCGCGAGAACATCGTGCGCCACGTGGAGCGCGGGCAGGATCACCACACGGCGGCACGCGAAGGCACCAGCGAGATCGGCTTCGCGGTTTTCTCGACCACGCTCTCGATCCTGGCGGTGTTCGTGCCGGTGGCTTTCATGGGCGGCATCGTCGGGAAGTTCTTCTACCAGTTCGGCATCACCATCGCCTTCGCGGTGGCGGTGTCGCTGTTCGTGTCCTTCACGCTGGACCCGATGCTGTCGTCCATCTGGTACGACCCGCAGGCCGAGGGGCACGCCGAGCGCGGAGCGGTCGGCCGGCTTCTGGAGCGGTTCAACGGCGGCTTCAAGGGAGTGAGCCGGCGATACCGCGGGATCATCGCGTGGGCGCTGGACCACCGGGGGGCGACGATGGGGATCGCATCGGGCGCGATGGCAGGCGCGATCGCGCTGATGGCGGCCGGCGCGGTGGGAGGGCAGTTCATGCCCATCTCCGACCAGGAGGAGACGCAGGTCTTCTTCGAGACGCCGGTCGGCTCGTCGCTGTCGTACACCCGCGCCCGCGGCGAGGAGCTCGATCGCTTCGTGCGCGCCCGGCCCGAGGTGGCCTACACCTACCTCTCGGTGGGCGGCGACGAGCAGGGCAACGTCAACCAGGGCGCCATCTACGTGAAGTTGCGGCCGAGGCATGAGCGGGCGCTCACCCAGCAGCAGCTGGAGACGCAGCTCCGAGCCGCTTTCCGGGGCTTCCATGGCGTGACGCCGACGGTGCAGGCGCCCTCGATGGGCGGCGGGCAACTGCCGATCCAGATCAACGTCCTGGGGCCCGACGTGGGACGGCTCCAGCAGATCTCCGACGAGATGCTGGCGCTGGTCCGCACGGTGCCGGGCGCCGTGGAGATGCAGTCGAGCCTCGAGGGGCGGAAGCCGGAGTTCGTGGTCGAGGTGGACCGCGACCTGGCCGCCAACGTGGGCTTGTCGGTCGGGCAAGTGTCGGGCACGCTGCGCCCCATCCTCGCCGGGCAGCGCGCGACGACCTACGAAGACGAGACCGGTCTCGAGCACGACGTAGTGGTGCGCGTGGCAACGGAGTACCGGACCTCGGCGGCGGACATCGCGCGCATCCCGATCGCGACCAGCCGGACGGACGAGCGGACGCAGTCCGCGGTGATGGTGCCGCTGGGGCAGGTGGCGCGCATCGGCACCGGCTCGGCGCCGGGCGAGATCAAGCACCTGCAACTGGAGCGCATGGCCCGGCTCGAGGGGAACTACGAGGGGCGCTCGCTCACGGAGGTCATGAACGACATCCGGGTCAAGATCGCCGATGTCCAAATCCCGCCCGGCTACCGGCTCAACATCGGTGGCGAGTCGGCGGACTTCGCCGAGACGGTGGGCTACATCCTCGAGTCGCTGACGCTGGCGGTGGTGTTCATCTACCTCATTCTGGCGTCGCAGTTCGGCTCGTTCCTCCAGCCGCTGGCGATCATGCTGGCGCTGCCGCTCTCCATCATCGGGGTGTTGCTCGGCCTCATGGCGTGGCGCGACACGTTCAACATCATGAGCATGATCGGCATCATCATGCTCATGGGACTCGTGACCAAGAACGCGATCCTGCTGGTGGACTTCGCCAACAAGGCGCGCGAGGCGGGGAAGTCCCGGTTCGAGGCGCTGGTGGACGCCGGCGAGATCCGGCTGCGGCCGATCATCATGACCACGCTGGCGATGATCTTCGGCATGCTGCCCACCGCCCTCGCGCTGGGCGACGGCGGCGAGTTCCGCGCCCCGATGGCCCGGGCGGTGATCGGCGGCTTGATCACGTCAACGCTGCTCACGCTGGTCGTAGTTCCGGTCGTGTACACCTTCCTGGACGATTTCGGGGCGAAGGTGGTGGTGTGGATGAAGCGCGGGAAACCGGCGGAGGAGCGGGCGGAGGAGGCAGGCGAGGCGCCGGAGCCTCACGGCGTCCTGGCGGACTGA
- a CDS encoding YceI family protein, producing the protein MAIVAAAGAFATSARAQSLTALPLRQGEITFAMRATKVNDFVGRVTALHAEYSGGDLGTVRGNLELRVADMHTGIGLRDRHMRNAMRADSFPTIRFELIGVDAGGTRGDTVSVVFQGHLTVRGVTKTVRVPGSVVVRQGGVDVSASIQIDMREYGIDPPTRFLGAIRVLPVTAVTANLSFGGPEGR; encoded by the coding sequence ATGGCCATCGTCGCCGCCGCCGGTGCGTTCGCGACGTCGGCGCGCGCACAATCCTTGACGGCCCTGCCGCTTCGGCAGGGCGAGATCACGTTCGCGATGCGGGCGACGAAAGTGAACGACTTCGTCGGCCGGGTCACGGCACTGCACGCCGAGTACTCGGGCGGCGATCTCGGCACCGTGCGCGGGAACCTGGAGCTGCGGGTGGCCGACATGCACACCGGGATCGGCCTGCGCGACAGGCACATGCGCAACGCGATGCGCGCCGACAGCTTCCCGACCATTCGCTTCGAGCTCATCGGAGTGGATGCCGGCGGCACCCGCGGTGACACCGTTTCGGTGGTGTTCCAGGGCCACCTCACGGTTCGTGGCGTCACCAAGACCGTGCGGGTGCCCGGGTCGGTGGTCGTGAGGCAGGGCGGCGTGGACGTCTCCGCCTCGATCCAGATCGACATGCGCGAATACGGCATTGACCCGCCGACGCGCTTTCTCGGCGCCATACGGGTGCTCCCGGTGACGGCTGTGACGGCGAACCTGAGCTTTGGGGGCCCGGAAGGGCGTTGA
- a CDS encoding TolC family protein, translating to MRAFTLAAAAAFSVCPSVRLSAQSSPEPVRLTMQEAVRRALQYGEEVRLARSAVQLARGQVTEAFAGALPEIRGSVTYQRTFASVFGGGGSGTTLDPFAPDTNASLSDRVRYLEDEYPNSLPRGLSQLFANTPFGRENTYTAAITVQQTLFQGGKVGAGLRGARAYERAARAQLEETQQDVVYRVKQAYMNALFAQRMLDIAEGGKALSDEQLRRVQLNHQVGSSADYDLLRAEVESANQEPQVIAARNTRDLALLEVRRLVNIAPDQPVELDAGILAATDSLPVVDLAVLDAEIASRAALQAAQATVDFRRQVVRVYRGDLYPALRFNMSYGGQAFPSATFPSGGDFRRDWTASLSLSMPLFDGFRTRGLVQQARAELDRAELQLAQTRESVGIEVEQARAEMLRARALVSARRQTVTQAARAHHLASVRYANGIAAALEVSDARLAMQQSRVNEAQARRDYLLAIAGLERALGRTVPVRAVERRADAQTRSGNQNTGEQLP from the coding sequence ATGCGTGCCTTCACACTCGCGGCGGCGGCGGCGTTCTCCGTCTGTCCGTCCGTCCGACTGTCCGCCCAATCCTCTCCGGAGCCGGTCCGTCTCACCATGCAGGAGGCTGTCCGTCGCGCGCTCCAGTACGGCGAAGAAGTCCGGCTGGCGCGTTCCGCGGTCCAACTGGCGAGGGGGCAGGTGACCGAAGCGTTCGCCGGGGCGCTGCCGGAGATCCGCGGCTCGGTGACCTACCAGCGCACCTTCGCGTCGGTCTTCGGTGGCGGGGGTAGCGGCACCACGCTGGACCCGTTCGCTCCCGACACGAACGCCTCGTTGAGCGACCGCGTCCGGTATCTGGAGGACGAGTACCCGAACAGCCTGCCGCGGGGGCTGTCGCAGCTCTTCGCGAACACTCCATTCGGGCGGGAGAACACCTACACCGCCGCGATAACCGTCCAGCAGACACTCTTCCAGGGTGGCAAGGTGGGTGCGGGGCTGCGTGGCGCCCGCGCCTACGAGCGCGCCGCCCGCGCCCAGCTCGAAGAGACGCAGCAGGACGTGGTCTACCGGGTGAAGCAGGCGTACATGAACGCGCTGTTCGCGCAGCGAATGCTCGACATCGCCGAGGGCGGCAAAGCGCTCTCGGATGAGCAGCTGAGGCGGGTGCAGCTCAACCATCAGGTCGGCTCTTCGGCGGACTACGACCTGTTGCGCGCGGAGGTGGAGAGCGCGAACCAGGAGCCGCAGGTGATCGCGGCGCGCAACACGCGCGACCTCGCGTTGCTGGAGGTGCGCCGGCTGGTCAACATCGCGCCGGATCAGCCGGTAGAGCTGGACGCCGGGATCCTTGCCGCCACCGACTCGCTGCCGGTGGTTGACCTCGCCGTGCTCGATGCCGAGATCGCGAGCCGCGCGGCGCTCCAGGCTGCCCAGGCAACCGTGGACTTCCGCCGGCAGGTGGTACGCGTGTATCGGGGCGACCTGTACCCGGCGCTGCGCTTCAACATGAGCTACGGCGGCCAGGCTTTTCCCTCGGCAACGTTCCCGTCGGGCGGTGACTTCCGCCGCGACTGGACAGCGTCGCTCTCGCTCTCGATGCCCCTGTTCGACGGCTTCCGCACCCGTGGACTGGTGCAGCAGGCGCGGGCGGAGCTGGACCGGGCCGAGTTGCAGCTCGCGCAGACGCGCGAGTCGGTGGGGATCGAAGTGGAGCAGGCCCGGGCCGAGATGCTGCGGGCGCGCGCCCTGGTCTCGGCGCGCCGGCAGACGGTGACGCAGGCCGCGCGGGCGCACCACCTGGCTTCGGTGCGCTACGCGAACGGCATCGCGGCGGCGCTGGAGGTGTCGGACGCGCGGCTGGCGATGCAGCAGTCGAGGGTGAATGAGGCGCAGGCCAGGAGGGACTACCTGCTCGCCATTGCGGGGCTGGAGCGGGCATTGGGGCGGACAGTGCCGGTACGGGCAGTCGAGAGACGCGCCGACGCGCAGACGCGCAGCGGGAATCAGAACACAGGGGAGCAGCTTCCATGA
- a CDS encoding complex I NDUFA9 subunit family protein encodes MLVAVTGATGFVGSRVVERLLRRDHEVRVLTRQPERAGWLHDRGVEVVKGDLEDQAALRALVTGAEAVVHLVGIIVEVAGQTFERVHVSGTRNVLGAAREAEVPRLVHMSALGARPDREATAYHRTKAAAEELVRTSGVSHAILRPSLIAGQGSPPLRMMVDMLRLSPVVPVIGDGKYQMQPVAIEDVAEVFAVAVEKPDTRGTFDVAGLDALTYHEMLDLLERALGVKRRRVPVPVGMVRFAAYAGMVLPNLNPITPDQLTMLIEGNTTTNNAIESTFGVAPRRFADVAREICEPYAARVGVGEG; translated from the coding sequence ATGCTTGTCGCGGTGACTGGCGCTACCGGGTTCGTGGGTTCGCGGGTGGTCGAGCGGCTCCTGCGCCGCGACCACGAGGTGCGGGTCCTCACGCGCCAGCCCGAGCGCGCGGGGTGGTTGCACGACCGCGGCGTCGAGGTGGTGAAGGGAGACCTCGAGGATCAGGCGGCGCTGCGCGCGCTCGTGACCGGCGCGGAGGCCGTGGTGCACCTGGTGGGCATCATCGTGGAAGTCGCGGGGCAGACGTTCGAGCGCGTCCACGTCAGCGGGACGCGCAACGTCCTGGGTGCGGCGCGCGAGGCGGAGGTGCCGCGCCTGGTACACATGAGCGCGCTGGGCGCTCGGCCGGACCGCGAAGCGACCGCCTACCACCGCACCAAGGCCGCCGCCGAGGAACTCGTGAGGACGAGCGGGGTCTCCCATGCCATCCTGCGCCCGTCGCTCATCGCGGGGCAGGGAAGTCCGCCACTCAGGATGATGGTGGACATGTTGCGGCTGTCGCCCGTTGTCCCCGTGATCGGCGACGGGAAGTATCAGATGCAGCCCGTAGCCATCGAAGATGTGGCGGAGGTTTTCGCGGTGGCGGTGGAGAAGCCCGACACCCGGGGTACGTTCGACGTCGCCGGGCTGGACGCGCTTACCTATCACGAGATGCTGGACCTGCTCGAGCGGGCCCTCGGCGTGAAGCGACGGCGAGTGCCGGTGCCCGTGGGCATGGTACGCTTCGCCGCCTACGCGGGGATGGTCCTCCCGAACCTGAACCCGATCACGCCGGACCAGCTGACCATGCTGATCGAGGGGAACACGACCACCAACAACGCCATCGAGAGCACCTTCGGCGTGGCGCCCCGCCGCTTCGCGGATGTCGCTCGGGAGATCTGTGAGCCCTACGCGGCACGAGTTGGGGTGGGTGAGGGGTGA
- a CDS encoding efflux RND transporter periplasmic adaptor subunit gives MKAYSGVAVAAVLAMSVAACGGKSEGEAQAEATPQVATLGAADVGVATTVTLRAGVPLSGSLEPKVNMTLGAPIAEQIAEMFVDEGTALQQGQPIARFRDEVLRATANSARADVATQRMQVSISVAESTRSEALFREGAIASRDRDNAVLALDAARGRLALAEALAAGADDRLATATLRAPASGVVSRRYAQAGDRVDFGKPVVDLVDTRTLQLAATVEAQWLSELRVGRRVVLTVAQLAGDSVTGHISRINPVADPATRQVRIYVDVPNASRRLVGGLFVSGRVLVHEARDAVAVPRVAVRYEGEARVPTVWVVDGGKAVKRRVVVGIADEERGLVQITSGVAAGDTVIVGPVDGLAEGATVDIARGTR, from the coding sequence ATGAAGGCGTACAGTGGTGTGGCGGTCGCCGCGGTGCTCGCGATGAGCGTGGCGGCGTGCGGGGGCAAGTCGGAGGGAGAGGCGCAGGCGGAGGCGACGCCGCAGGTGGCTACGCTGGGCGCCGCCGACGTCGGGGTCGCGACGACCGTGACGCTCCGAGCGGGCGTGCCGCTCAGCGGCTCCCTCGAGCCCAAGGTCAACATGACCCTCGGCGCGCCCATCGCCGAGCAGATAGCGGAAATGTTCGTGGACGAGGGCACGGCTCTGCAGCAAGGTCAGCCGATCGCCCGGTTCCGGGACGAAGTGTTGCGTGCCACCGCGAACTCGGCGCGCGCGGACGTGGCGACGCAGCGGATGCAGGTCAGCATCTCGGTCGCGGAATCCACGCGCTCCGAGGCGCTCTTCCGCGAGGGTGCGATCGCGTCGCGCGACCGGGACAACGCCGTCCTGGCACTCGACGCGGCGCGCGGGCGGCTCGCCCTGGCCGAGGCGCTGGCGGCCGGCGCCGACGACCGCCTCGCGACGGCCACCCTGCGCGCGCCGGCGAGCGGAGTCGTCAGCCGCCGCTACGCGCAGGCGGGCGACCGGGTGGACTTCGGCAAGCCGGTCGTGGATCTAGTGGACACGCGCACCCTCCAGTTGGCCGCCACCGTCGAGGCGCAGTGGCTGTCGGAGTTGAGAGTGGGCCGACGGGTGGTTCTCACCGTGGCGCAGTTGGCGGGAGACTCGGTGACCGGCCACATCAGCCGCATCAACCCCGTCGCCGACCCGGCGACGCGGCAGGTCCGCATCTACGTGGACGTGCCTAACGCGAGCCGGCGGCTGGTGGGCGGGCTGTTCGTGTCGGGCCGAGTGCTGGTGCATGAAGCGCGGGACGCCGTGGCGGTCCCGCGCGTCGCGGTCCGGTACGAGGGTGAGGCCCGCGTGCCGACCGTCTGGGTCGTGGACGGAGGCAAGGCGGTGAAGCGCCGGGTCGTGGTGGGGATCGCCGACGAGGAGCGGGGGCTGGTGCAGATCACGAGCGGTGTTGCGGCGGGAGACACGGTCATCGTGGGACCGGTGGACGGCCTCGCCGAAGGCGCGACCGTGGACATCGCCCGCGGGACGCGGTAG
- a CDS encoding type II secretion system protein codes for MSRGATLLELTMVLAIVSVLATVVTPPLGRYLDRAAVQEAVQRYAVLHETTRQLAIARGALARLELDSARKAVTLAVRRSPSAWDTVDTRTLGSAALSTSQPVTTFDPIGIGYGASNSRIVFSRGAAADTLFVSRTGRLRRS; via the coding sequence ATGTCGCGCGGCGCAACGCTTCTCGAGCTCACGATGGTCCTGGCCATCGTTTCCGTTCTGGCTACCGTCGTGACCCCGCCCCTCGGGCGGTATCTCGACCGCGCAGCCGTACAGGAAGCGGTTCAGCGCTACGCCGTCCTTCACGAGACCACGCGCCAACTGGCCATAGCCCGCGGCGCCCTGGCGCGACTGGAGCTCGACTCCGCCCGGAAGGCCGTCACCCTCGCGGTGCGGCGCTCACCGTCGGCCTGGGATACGGTGGACACGCGAACCCTTGGCAGCGCGGCGCTCTCGACCAGCCAACCCGTGACCACCTTCGACCCCATCGGCATCGGCTACGGCGCCTCCAACTCGCGGATCGTCTTCAGCCGCGGCGCCGCGGCCGACACCCTGTTCGTCTCCCGCACCGGCCGCCTTCGCCGCTCCTGA